In Cryptomeria japonica chromosome 10, Sugi_1.0, whole genome shotgun sequence, a genomic segment contains:
- the LOC131858902 gene encoding uncharacterized protein LOC131858902: protein MAVQWKILDLRVLGDSQLVIKKVNDDYKTNDEKLMPYKRMVDDFKAYFTTITFEKIPRDNNRAADAMATIASLVIMPSNAEYCEFLVEPLLEPVYNVPQTQMICLIVGPNSQWYGDIYAYLHDNTLPLDLSNKA, encoded by the coding sequence ATGGCTGTACAATGGAAAATCTTAGATTTGCGTGTTCTTGGTGATTCCCAGTTAGTGATCAAAaaggttaatgatgattataagaCAAATGATgaaaagcttatgccatacaagagaatggtggatgatttcaaggctTACTTTACCACAATCACATTTGAGAAAATTCCTCGAGACAACAatagagcagctgatgcaatggctacaatcgcctcCCTTGTAATAATGCCAAGTAATGCCGAAtactgtgagttcttggttgaaccgcTCTTGGAGCCTGTCTACAATGTACCACAAACTCAAATGATATGCCtcattgttggtcctaattcccagtgGTATGGAGATATTTATGCCTACTTACATGATAATACCTTACCTCTTGATCTATCCAACAAAGCTTGA